In Dendropsophus ebraccatus isolate aDenEbr1 chromosome 13, aDenEbr1.pat, whole genome shotgun sequence, the sequence AATGAAAGTCTCAGCTGTAGGAAATGACGCTATAGTAAAACCAAAAAACCACGGCAGGGCAGCCAATTTATAACAGAATAGACTGTTCATTATAGCAGAATACCGTAATGGATTGCTAATAGCTAAATATCGATCAAAGACCATCAAAGAAAGTAGAAAACACTCTGTCTCTCCCAAGGCATTGAAGGCATAGAGCTGCAGAAAGCAACCAAAAAATGAGATGGTCTTCTCGGTCTGAATAAGAATTGCCAGCAATTTAGGAACTGTTACGGAGACGAACATGATCTCCAGAACACTAAATGTACTGATGAAAAAGTACATCGGAGAATGAAGAGAGGACTCAGTTTTTACTAAGAGAATGATAGTTATGTTTCCAAGAACACAAATAATATACGCCAGAAGAATAGCGCAAAACAGAAACTTCTGGAACTCACGAAAATTGGAAAATCCCAGAAGTACAAATTCCATCACTGTGGTCTTGTTGACATCTCGCATTTTCAAGtagaaaacaataataaaaatgtatacagaTACTTTATACCACAAGGTAAAGCCTGATGTTTTGTATATTCAAGattaaaataataagaaaattattttaagggaatttttcttaatttttttttttaaatctaaataaTACATAATATGTTCTATATCATGGTTTATAAATAACTAGAAAAAAATATAGCGGATTTGGAGTAAACTGGTCAAAGTCTGCAATTATGTTTTTTGATGAGGTAGATAGAAGAAGACACAAAATTAATCCTATGTTTACTGTATGTAGTGCGTTTAAGTATCTCGGAATTGTTCTGTCGCCACAAGTGGATCAGTATCCTAAACT encodes:
- the LOC138770505 gene encoding olfactory receptor 6E1-like, with the translated sequence MRDVNKTTVMEFVLLGFSNFREFQKFLFCAILLAYIICVLGNITIILLVKTESSLHSPMYFFISTFSVLEIMFVSVTVPKLLAILIQTEKTISFFGCFLQLYAFNALGETECFLLSLMVFDRYLAISNPLRYSAIMNSLFCYKLAALPWFFGFTIASFPTAETFILDFCGPNEINHFFCDLSPMQNLACSNSFRSNITTIVAAFFSIVLPFFAIVGFYIHIIYTVLKIDNKEGKTKAFSTCSSHLIVASLFYGSAIIVYVKPKGTQNDKFLALIYTVVTPLLNPFIYTLRNQEVKNSFRKVAKHILIPCKC